The nucleotide window CTTGGCTGCATCATCGGCGCAAAGCACCGCGGTGCAGCGCCTGTCCTCTTCACTTAGCTTGCGCTTGAGGCGTCTGTCTGAGACGTGAAGGACGGTATGGCCGTAAGAGCTTAGGGTCTTTTGGATGGACTCAAGCGCTTTTTGATAGTGCGCTTCTGTGACTTGAGGATTATCGGCATGCTGAAGAACAAGCACGGTATCAGCATAAGCGCTTTGCGTGAAAAAGCAAAAGCCAAGGAAAAGACAAAAGGTAGCGCTGTGAAGCTTCAGCATAAAGCTTGGAATGAATCGCTGCGGCAGCTCCGTTTTCGGACATAACTTTGCGCGAGGTTTTCGTAGCTTCGAGCGCACGTGAAGAGCGAGGAGGCACGTACGACTGTACTTGCCGACGAGCGATGAGCCTGAAAGCCGAAGATGCGGAAACCTCGCGTAAAGCCCTGGCATGACTAAAACCTGCCCGACAAAGACAACATAAAACCATCACGGCTGGCGCGCGCTGCTGGAAGAGGGGCATCGTCGCTATCATCAAAGAGCGCCCGAATAGCGTAGATGAAGGGCACGGAAAGAAGCGGGACGGCGTGCTCCATGAGTAAACCGCCTAAGGCTTGAGTGTCGCGCGTATTGGTGCAGACGCGTCCAACGCAATCTTCAGACAGCATCACCACAGCGCCCGTGGCCGCAAGGGCAGCTCCTGCTCCAAGAAAAGCAAAACTCCACCACGGAAGCGAGTCATCGCTGGGCAAAAACATAGGCAGCGCAAGAGTCGTGAGCAGCGCGCCCGAGCCGCCAATCAACAAAGGCGGAAGCACGGAGTTATTGGCGCTGTTTTGCAAGGATAAGTAATTCGTATCCGACGGCAGAGCTTTTTCAAAGTCGCTGACTTTGGATGCGGCGATGCCGTAAAACACCCAGCTGCTTGCAAGCGCAGCTAAGCCAAGGCCTCCAAGCACATAGCCAAGCACACCGGGCGAAGAGTCGTCTTCAGGAAGCGAGCCATCCTCACTAAGCTCCGAGAACTCAAGCGGGCCATTCGGCTGCCAGGTCGCGGTCTCTTTGGGCGAGGGGCCGGTAAAGTCCATCGAGACTTCGTCTTTCAGAGCCTTGGCCACTTGGCTAAGCGAAGGCTCGGAAGTATCCGAAGTTCGAAAGACCACCGAGGCCAAGACCTTGGCATCACTGACATCAATGCGGTCAATGCGAATCACCGTCGGTGTAAGCAAGGTCGCAATGAAGACTTCTTTGGCCTCAAGCGAGCGGCCCAAAGAAAGCGCATCGAGCATACGCATCTCATCTTCTTCGTTCACATTATCGTAAGTCAGATGAAGGTCACCGCGTGTGCGCACATGCGCATCCACACGCGTATCAATGTGCACCGTCATATTCTCTGCCGCCAAAAGCACCCGATGCACCCGGCCCACCTTGCCCTCTTCACACTCGACTTGAAGGCGGTATTCACCCGGCATCAGATTTGGCTCGGTCATCGGCGTTTTGCCAAATCGGCGGCCATTGAGATAAGCATCGCAGCCCGATGGGGTGCTCTCGATGCTCAGGGTGCCATGCGGCTCTGCGGCAAGCTCGGCCTCGGCCTTTTTCAGCACCTCCAAGACTTCCGGCGGATGCTCAATGTAATCGGCTTCAACATCCGGCACCAAGGTCCTGCACTTTTTCGCCTGAACAATCGCGCCGCCCTCATCGCCGTTTTCCACCATCGCGCGCGTGAGATACATGCAGCTATTAAACACATTGCGAGCGTTTTCAAGCTGACGGTTCAGCGACTCAAGCGTCAGGTCTGCCTTGCTCAAAATCTCCAGGACCATTTCCCGGGCGCGGTCATAGCGCTGCATCGCCACAAGCTCCATGGCTTTATTGGCATCGCGCGCAAGCTGGTCGACCTCGGTCTTTTCAATCGGTGTCGATTCGAACGATTCGCGAAGCTCGTACTGCGCCCGCACTTCATCGGGCTGCATGATGGCCACGTTTTGGCGGCGCAAAACAATCGCGAGCTTGTTGATGGCGTCGGCGCCATCCAGGTTTGATTCATGCGGCAAGGAGCGCACAATAATCGAGCGGCCAAAGCGCTGCGCTTGGGCACTTAAAGGAAGCAGCCAGGCGACGCAAAGCAGCCCACAAGCCATAACCACAATCAGGCGTTTCATGAGTGCAAATGCGGAGGGGGCCCATGCAGCTGGGGCTTTTGGCCGGGTTTTCCGGCGGTGGGCCGCGGCGCCGCGCGGGGGGACGGGGGCCCTCGGGCCCGAAAAACCGGTGGGGCGCCACCGCCGGAGGGGGGGGGGAGGAGCATCGTACGGTTAGGGCGTAAAAACAAGGGTATACTGCATAAAGCATACCCGGTTATCGGTGTTTCCATTGGAATGTTGCGGACAGAATAGGGGGCGGGGTCTCAAAGGCTGGCGAATTCCGAACGATCCAAGGAAATAGAGGCAATTGGCTGGTACGCTCCCGTCAGCTGGGGCTCTTAGGCAGTGTTTGGCTTGGCGGTCAGCTACGCCATCTTGTCGTCAGAACTCGCGATCGAAGCTGCCGTCGTGCCTGTTGTGCTGGGTTGGCTGGACGATGCACGATACCTGGCATCTGACTGCGTGAATAGGTGGGGAGTTCTTTGCCTGCCAGCAACCAACTTTGTTTGGCTAGGGGCCACATCATGGCGAGCCGCTGCTCGGCGGTGTTTGTGCTGCAGGCGGGCAGGTCGGGCTCCTCGCCGAGACGATAACGCCGAATGGGCCAGTTGCCTCGTTTCTTACGCCGCGCGTTGCTATCCATCTGTTAACCATAGCGCATCTTTTTTAATTGAAACCAATCGACTGCTCAAAAACGCTGGGATTTCGGCACTCGTAAGCGTTGATGTGGCATGACGCTATTTTAGCGTGTTGTTCAGAGTCCAGCGGCAGCGTTTGCTGATGCTTTTTTCGAAGTCATCGTAGACTTGGTTGTCGGCAAAGTGCTCGGTGAACTGGGCGCGTGCTTGCTTGGCTAAGCTGGGCAGCTCGTCGGCCATATGGCGAAGTGTTTCAAGCAGTGTTTTGGCGGGAACCTGGATGGATTTTGCAAAAAGCAGCCAATCTTCTTTTGAGATTTGTTCAGGCTCGGCATGCTCGCCTATCAAAAAAGCAAGCGAGCGATCAAAACTAGTCACGCCAATGAAGTTTAGAAACTCGATGCAAACCAAGTCGTAAAAAGGAGCAAGTTCGGGCGTGCTGCGATTCGGTCGATAGAGCAGTGAAAGGTTTTTGGCGTGACCATCGGAGTTGCCCACTAAGTAGTTGAAGATCTGCCATGTGCTAAGCCGCACGATGTCGCGTGCGGGCTGATCACAGTGCTCACGAATGACAGTGGCGATTTGAGCAAGTGATGGTCCACCATCTTGCTCGTATTTTGTCTGGCTCGGATACCCCATCGCTTGTGCGAGGTCTTCTTGATGCAAGCGCTTTATGTTTCCAGAGGATGGATGTTCGCGATCGTAGCGTGAAATGCGTAGATAGGGCATCTTCTCGTGTTCGCAGTAGGTGATTTCGGCTGTGGTAAGTTTCAGGGACCGTGCGAGTTGATGGGCCATGTATTCAGCAAAGCACACCCATCGGATCGTTTCGAACTTAATAATGTGGGTGGATGGTTGATAGGCATTGGGCGTGAACAAGCCGTTGTTGTTGATGATTACCGCTATTTTATCTTGCGCTCCTGCGATTGAAAAACGCTGCGGCGCAGCAGAAATAGAGCTTTGTCCGCGGCTTTGCAGCAAGCGTTCAAGATCATCGAGGCTGATGGGCTGAGCTTTGAGCTCTTTGGTTGATGGCGACTGTTCAGTCGGAAGAACGCTGAGCGCTCCTGCGCAATCACCACCGATTCTGAGAAGCAAACCAAGTACATCGTGCGTTGAGAGTTTGTACTGCCGCGATAAGCGTTGCCGAGTTGCACCTTCGGGGAGTAAGCCTTCAAAAAAAGCATGGGCCGCAGAAGTGTGTTCCTCACGATCAAGCGGTAGGTTAAGCGAAATTGGAAAACCACTTTCTAACCAGCTTGCATCATATGAAAAGCAGAGCTGGCCTCTGGCGTTTTCGCTTAGTTCCCCAACCAGCTTTGTTTCATGCCAGACTTTTGCTTCTCGTTTTCTCATGGCTTGCTTTTGGAAGTGTCATGAGGCTCAGAAGAATGCTTCCATAGACGAAGCAGTTGTTGCGCCTCGTTGCGCGGGAAGACCAACACGTCAAGACCCAAGCTTTGAAGGGCAAGCAGGGCCTTACTGAGTGAGACGTGCTCTTTGCCGTGCTCGAACTCAGAAAGGAAGCGCGTGCTTAGGGCAGAGCTTGTATAGAGGTCGACTTGGGTAAGACCTTGGCGTTTTCGCTCAGCGCGACACAACTGACCCGCATCTTTGGCAGATCGGATTTGACCATAGTGAGGAAGTTTGGAGCTGGCTTTCATAAATTTTACCAATTCGTAAATTACTGGCTTTGATGAGCTATTTCAAGAAAATTTTACCGATTCGTAAGTACATGCATTTTGACAGCTTTATCTATAAATTTACGAATCGGTAAAATTTTACTCCTCGAAGCGCGTTGACGCAACTTGCTTGGCGGCTGGTCGATACAGGTGCATGGCGCAAAGAAAAGAGCAGTCGGCTGAGCCCCGGGCGAGGCTTTATCAACATACTTCGCCGGCCGAAGTGCATCTTTGGCGCTTGCTTCGCAAAGGACAACTGGGTGGCGTGCTCTTTCGTCGCCGGCAGCCGAT belongs to Myxococcales bacterium and includes:
- a CDS encoding PEGA domain-containing protein, whose product is MKRLIVVMACGLLCVAWLLPLSAQAQRFGRSIIVRSLPHESNLDGADAINKLAIVLRRQNVAIMQPDEVRAQYELRESFESTPIEKTEVDQLARDANKAMELVAMQRYDRAREMVLEILSKADLTLESLNRQLENARNVFNSCMYLTRAMVENGDEGGAIVQAKKCRTLVPDVEADYIEHPPEVLEVLKKAEAELAAEPHGTLSIESTPSGCDAYLNGRRFGKTPMTEPNLMPGEYRLQVECEEGKVGRVHRVLLAAENMTVHIDTRVDAHVRTRGDLHLTYDNVNEEDEMRMLDALSLGRSLEAKEVFIATLLTPTVIRIDRIDVSDAKVLASVVFRTSDTSEPSLSQVAKALKDEVSMDFTGPSPKETATWQPNGPLEFSELSEDGSLPEDDSSPGVLGYVLGGLGLAALASSWVFYGIAASKVSDFEKALPSDTNYLSLQNSANNSVLPPLLIGGSGALLTTLALPMFLPSDDSLPWWSFAFLGAGAALAATGAVVMLSEDCVGRVCTNTRDTQALGGLLMEHAVPLLSVPFIYAIRALFDDSDDAPLPAARASRDGFMLSLSGRF
- a CDS encoding type II toxin-antitoxin system HipA family toxin, which gives rise to MRKREAKVWHETKLVGELSENARGQLCFSYDASWLESGFPISLNLPLDREEHTSAAHAFFEGLLPEGATRQRLSRQYKLSTHDVLGLLLRIGGDCAGALSVLPTEQSPSTKELKAQPISLDDLERLLQSRGQSSISAAPQRFSIAGAQDKIAVIINNNGLFTPNAYQPSTHIIKFETIRWVCFAEYMAHQLARSLKLTTAEITYCEHEKMPYLRISRYDREHPSSGNIKRLHQEDLAQAMGYPSQTKYEQDGGPSLAQIATVIREHCDQPARDIVRLSTWQIFNYLVGNSDGHAKNLSLLYRPNRSTPELAPFYDLVCIEFLNFIGVTSFDRSLAFLIGEHAEPEQISKEDWLLFAKSIQVPAKTLLETLRHMADELPSLAKQARAQFTEHFADNQVYDDFEKSISKRCRWTLNNTLK
- a CDS encoding transcriptional regulator, which gives rise to MKASSKLPHYGQIRSAKDAGQLCRAERKRQGLTQVDLYTSSALSTRFLSEFEHGKEHVSLSKALLALQSLGLDVLVFPRNEAQQLLRLWKHSSEPHDTSKSKP